The following are encoded in a window of Impatiens glandulifera chromosome 5, dImpGla2.1, whole genome shotgun sequence genomic DNA:
- the LOC124938492 gene encoding RNA-binding protein P-like: MAKNSQEKKRKHPNQQSNININKKKLKKNKIGKSETINLKNKAIVDIQVSDSSSSDDETNVDKFQKHLESYTKEQLIEFAVDAAVNDTHLYSQIVNAADVDISHRKIFVHGLAWDTTDETLRSAFSPYGKIEDCRIVKDRATGKGKGYGFVLFKSRKGATKALKQPSKNIGNRMTSCQLASTGNDSSSRKIYVSNVPSNAERDSLKEFFSKFGEIETGPIGFDTQTGKSRGFALFVYKTLEGAKKALEEPNKVFEDHELHCQKAAEGKNKVSSSGGGAALITTPMHPVQPPVLAAMVAAQNLALLNQQHPGLSQLYNGFITNPNAAAAALFAGGSLNPLSAAARGLGQGSFGANRMGPISGAVGGSNLGAYGASGSQPVIDLYGSSGASTQGLHYNYSNNPSVGLKQPSAKDPISGASFSGYRSYL, translated from the coding sequence ATGGCGAAGAACAGCCAGGAGAAGAAGCGAAAGCACCCAAATCAGCAATCAAATATCAATATTAACAAGAAGAAGCTCAAAAAGAACAAGATCGGAAAGTCAGAGACGATAAACCTCAAGAATAAAGCTATCGTTGATATTCAAGTTTCCGACTCCTCCTCCTCCGATGACGAAACAAATGTAGATAAGTTCCAGAAGCATCTCGAATCTTACACAAAGGAACAACTAATTGAATTCGCTGTTGATGCCGCCGTCAATGACACCCATCTCTATAGCCAGATCGTAAACGCCGCCGACGTCGACATTTCCCACCGCAAGATATTCGTTCACGGCCTTGCTTGGGACACGACTGACGAAACCCTAAGGTCAGCCTTCTCTCCCTACGGTAAGATCGAGGATTGCAGGATTGTTAAGGACAGGGCCACAGGAAAAGGGAAGGGTTATGGGTTTGTGTTATTCAAGTCTAGGAAAGGAGCGACCAAGGCGCTGAAACAGCCGAGCAAAAACATTGGAAACCGAATGACATCCTGCCAACTTGCTTCGACTGGTAATGACTCTTCTTCTCGGAAGATATATGTTAGTAATGTTCCTTCCAATGCTGAGCGGGACAGTCTGAAAGAGTTTTTCAGTAAATTTGGAGAAATTGAGACTGGTCCTATAGGATTTGATACCCAGACTGGGAAATCACGTGGGTTTGCTCTTTTTGTTTACAAGACACTTGAAGGAGCAAAAAAGGCTTTGGAGGAGCCAAACAAAGTGTTTGAAGATCATGAGTTGCATTGCCAGAAGGCTGCAGAAGGAAAGAATAAGGTTAGTAGTAGTGGTGGAGGAGCTGCCTTAATTACAACACCCATGCATCCTGTTCAACCCCCTGTACTAGCTGCAATGGTTGCTGCCCAGAATTTAGCATTGCTCAATCAGCAACACCCTGGTTTGAGTCAATTATATAATGGGTTTATCACGAATCCTaatgctgctgctgctgcattGTTTGCTGGAGGGTCTTTAAATCCGTTATCTGCAGCAGCCAGAGGATTGGGCCAAGGATCCTTTGGTGCCAATCGAATGGGGCCGATAAGTGGTGCAGTTGGAGGCTCCAACTTAGGAGCTTATGGTGCATCAGGATCGCAGCCAGTTATTGATTTGTATGGCTCTAGTGGTGCTTCTACTCAGGGATTGCATTACAATTACTCCAATAATCCATCAGTTGGACTGAAGCAGCCTTCAGCTAAGGATCCTATCTCGGGTGCATCTTTCAGTGGTTACCGTTCATACCTCTG